In Sphaeramia orbicularis chromosome 5, fSphaOr1.1, whole genome shotgun sequence, a genomic segment contains:
- the LOC115419030 gene encoding neuronal vesicle trafficking-associated protein 1-like: MVKLGNNFSEKNNGKVVSEDGFDTIPLITPLDASQLQFPPPDKVVVKTKADYDGESKKGKLRSPKIAEFSISIIEGVSERLKVTLLVICALAFLVCVVFLVVYKVYQYEQPCPDSFIYTQGRCMPAGMYGNYPPQGPGGRGRLFTLINHYNIAKQTITRSVSPWMTIMSEEKVTQQETETAQKLA; this comes from the exons ATGGTAAAACTGGGGAATAATTTCAGTGAGAAAAACAACGGGAAGGTGGTTTCTGAAGACGGATTTGACACCATCCCCCTCATCACACCTCTAGATGCCAGTCAGCTGCAGTTCCCACCACCAGACAAG gtggtGGTGAAGACAAAGGCAGACTATGATGGTGAGAGCAAGAAAGGAAAGCTACGATCTCCTAAAATTGCTGAGTTCTCAATAAGCATCATCGAAGGTGTATCCGAGCGACTCAAA GTGACCTTGCTGGTGATCTGTGCCCTGGCCTTCCTGGTGTGTGTGGTGTTCCTGGTGGTCTATAAAGTCTACCAGTACGAGCAGCCGTGTCCTGACAGCTTCATCTACACG CAAGGTCGCTGCATGCCAGCAGGAATGTACGGCAACTATCCCCCTCAGGGCCCTGGGGGGCGCGGACGCCTCTTCACTCTCATCAACCACTACAACATAGCCAAGCAGACCATCACCCGGTCAGTATCACCATGGATGACGATCATGTCTGAGGAGAAGGTCACCCAGCAGGAGACGGAGACGGCCCAGAAGCTGGCTTAA